Part of the Caldisericia bacterium genome, ATCTTCATACATTCTCTCCTCCTTACATAGCTTTTAAGAGAAGTATATCCTCTATTTCTCCTCCTACAAAATTTTTTCTTAAAGTTTCTTCCCTTAAATACACTTTAAGGTTAAATTTTTTGGATAACACAATTTCAAAGAATGTATATGTTAGAAATTTTATAAGCTTATGGATTTCTCCATCATCCTTTCCTTTATCTGTAAAATCAAAATGGTTTGCTCCATATATCAATAAAAAATATTTTTCTTTAGACTCTGCTTCTTTGAAACCCTGCATCCTCCACTCCACAGGTTGACCCTCTATACCAATATCATTGGAGCCTGTAATCTGTAGGAAAGGAATTTTTATATCTTTCCATGAAGAGGGTTTAAACATCCTTGGAATACCTAAGGAATCATCTCCCTGTGGGGAATATGAAACTACAGCTTTTATCCTCTCGTCTTTTAATGAGATAAAATTTCTATTCATAAATATTTTTGCACCAGATATCACTGTTACCGTGTATGAACCATAGGAGTGGCCAAAGGCTCCCATCTTTTTCAGATTAAGAAACTTCCATTTTTCCTTGAGTTTGTATGTTTCGTCTATTAAGAATGATATATCCTTTGGCCTATTTATCCATTCATCTTTATCCTCAAGCATTTTTAGAATTGCCTCTTTTACATTTAATCCTTTATCAAGTAGATTTTTTAATGCTTTTCTATCGCTTCCTGGATGATGTGGAGCAAATATAGAGTATCCATGTTTTGTCAAGTATCTAAATAGATAAAGGTAGTTCTCAGGTGTTCCTCCAGCGCCATGTGAAAAGTATAGTATTGGACTATTATCTACATCTTCTGGCAAGAAAACATCTGTTTCTACTTTTCTTTTCCTTTCATTATCAAAGAGAAAAATCTTCTTTATCTTCATTTAACAAGTTTGAAGGATTTTTTTACCAGTAATTCTCCACTGGATAGATCAAAGAACTCAACAGCGACATTAAATTTTTCTATTGTAAGTATCCCTGCACTCTTTGAGCTGTCTTTGGGAAGAGATACAGAGCCAGGGCTTATGATGATTTTATTATTTGATGACACTGCTTTCTTTACATGGTAATGACCATGAATGAGGATATCTATATCAAACTCCTCCATAAATTTGAACATCTCGCTATCATTTTTAAACTGATCCCCATGTATTATTCCCAGAGTGAAGGGTTTAATATCTATGAGTTTAAACCTCTTACTGATATCATGATTTATCACCATCTGATCAACATCTGAATCACAGTTTCCTTTGACAAATATAATTTTTTCCTTAGGTATGGTGTTTATAAACTCTGATAACTCTTTAGGTAGATATTCATCTGGTAGTGGATTTCTTGGTCCATGATAGAGAATGTCTCCTGCATGTATTATTAAGTCTGTATCCTTTAATAGATTGTATGCTCTTTTAAACCACTTAAGTGAGCCATGTGAATCTGACATAAGGCCGATTATCAAACCCATCACCTCCTTAAATCTTTGCTTTTCTTATATGCCGCAATTATTGCTTTCATTAGAGTGGACTTAAAACCACCCTCCTCCAATTTAAGAAGTGCCTCGACTGTGGTTCCTCCAGGTGAAGAAACCATATCTATGAGTTCACCGTATGTTTTTTTAAGTTCTCTCTTAAGAAGAACTGAACCAATGACAGTTTCTTCAGAGAGTTTCTCACTTATATCTCTTGGAAGTCCAAGATAAACACCGGCGTCAGTCATAGATTTAAGGAATAAAAATACATAAGCTGGACCAGAACCACTTAGAGATGTTCCAATATCTATAAATTCTTCCTTTTCCACATAAATATTTTCACCGATAGAAGAGAGTATTTTTCTAACTATGTTTTTTTCTTCTTCATCTAAACCTGAATCAGTCCACACTGTTATTCCCTTTCCAATCCTTGAGGGAAGATTTGGCATACACCTTACAACTTTTTTTACTTTAAAATAATCCTTCAGGTTCTTGATACTTATTCCAGCAAGAATTGAGATTAGTATCTTTCCCCCAAATCTGCCAGTTAGTTCCTTTGAAATCTCTTCAAGGTTCTGTGGTTTTATGGAAAGTATTACGACATCTGAGAAGTTAATAGCATCAATATTTTTAGTTGAACCCATTACTTTGTATCTTTCCAGTAAGTTTTTAAGATGAGTTTCTGTTTTTGTAGTTATGAATATATTGGATTTGTTAAATCCTTTGTTTAAGAGTCCTTTAAGTATAGATTCACCCATCTTTCCACATCCAATTATTGAAACTTTCATTTTCTCACCTGCCCATTACCGAATATTATGTATTTTGTAGTTGTAAGTTCTTTAAGACCCATGGGACCTCTTG contains:
- the proC gene encoding pyrroline-5-carboxylate reductase translates to MKVSIIGCGKMGESILKGLLNKGFNKSNIFITTKTETHLKNLLERYKVMGSTKNIDAINFSDVVILSIKPQNLEEISKELTGRFGGKILISILAGISIKNLKDYFKVKKVVRCMPNLPSRIGKGITVWTDSGLDEEEKNIVRKILSSIGENIYVEKEEFIDIGTSLSGSGPAYVFLFLKSMTDAGVYLGLPRDISEKLSEETVIGSVLLKRELKKTYGELIDMVSSPGGTTVEALLKLEEGGFKSTLMKAIIAAYKKSKDLRR
- the yfcE gene encoding phosphodiesterase translates to MIIGLMSDSHGSLKWFKRAYNLLKDTDLIIHAGDILYHGPRNPLPDEYLPKELSEFINTIPKEKIIFVKGNCDSDVDQMVINHDISKRFKLIDIKPFTLGIIHGDQFKNDSEMFKFMEEFDIDILIHGHYHVKKAVSSNNKIIISPGSVSLPKDSSKSAGILTIEKFNVAVEFFDLSSGELLVKKSFKLVK